The following coding sequences lie in one Pelobacter seleniigenes DSM 18267 genomic window:
- the pheS gene encoding phenylalanine--tRNA ligase subunit alpha, whose translation MEKRIQQLQEEALSALDQAADLKTLQDIRVSILGKKGALTDVMKGMRELSAEQRPRIGSLVNTLKDQFEQSFSQRQEELQQLAIAEKLASEKIDVTLPGRRQVAGSHHPITLVTREICDIFSRLGFSAEEGPEIEKDFFNFEALNIPKDHPARDMQDTFYIQDELVLRTHTSPVQVRTMLKQAPPIRIIAPGTVYRRDSDLTHSPMFHQVEGLLVDENVTFGDLKGVLIHFLNEYFGADLGVRFRPSFFPFTEPSAEVDIACVICGGKGCRVCGGTGWLEILGCGMVDPAVFDSVHYDAEKYSGFAFGMGLERIAMLKYGVNDLRLFFENDLRFLKQF comes from the coding sequence ATGGAAAAGCGTATACAACAATTGCAGGAAGAGGCATTGTCTGCTCTTGATCAGGCGGCTGATCTGAAAACTCTGCAGGATATCAGGGTCAGCATTCTGGGGAAAAAAGGCGCCTTGACGGACGTCATGAAAGGCATGCGTGAGCTGTCTGCCGAACAGCGCCCCCGGATCGGGAGCCTGGTCAATACCCTGAAGGATCAATTCGAGCAAAGCTTCAGCCAGCGGCAGGAGGAATTGCAGCAGCTTGCCATCGCCGAAAAATTGGCCAGCGAGAAGATCGACGTCACCTTGCCGGGGAGACGACAGGTTGCCGGTAGTCATCACCCCATTACCCTGGTGACGCGGGAAATCTGCGATATCTTTTCCCGGCTCGGCTTTTCAGCTGAGGAAGGACCGGAAATTGAGAAGGATTTTTTCAATTTCGAGGCGCTGAACATCCCCAAGGACCATCCGGCCCGTGACATGCAGGACACCTTCTATATTCAGGATGAACTGGTGTTGCGAACCCATACTTCACCGGTGCAGGTCCGGACCATGCTCAAACAGGCTCCGCCGATCAGAATCATTGCTCCTGGGACGGTCTACCGGCGAGACTCGGATTTAACCCACAGTCCGATGTTTCATCAGGTTGAGGGCTTGCTGGTCGATGAAAATGTCACCTTCGGCGACCTCAAAGGCGTGTTGATTCATTTTCTCAACGAATATTTCGGAGCTGATCTGGGCGTTCGTTTCAGACCTTCATTCTTTCCTTTTACCGAACCGAGTGCCGAAGTCGATATTGCCTGTGTCATTTGCGGCGGAAAGGGCTGCCGGGTCTGTGGCGGCACTGGCTGGCTTGAAATTCTCGGCTGCGGCATGGTCGATCCCGCGGTGTTTGATTCAGTGCATTACGACGCTGAAAAATACAGTGGTTTCGCCTTTGGGATGGGGTTGGAAAGAATTGCGATGTTGAAATACGGCGTCAATGATTTACGGTTGTTTTTCGAAAATGACCTGCGTTTCCTTAAGCAATTCTGA
- the pheT gene encoding phenylalanine--tRNA ligase subunit beta, with protein sequence MLVTYNWLKDFVDFDDSPQGLCDRLTMVGLEVDSLEAIGADLDTVIVAKLEDVATHPDADRLTVCQVNNGQETVQVVCGATNHKTGDLVALAQPGSVLPGEFKIKKSKIRGQVSAGMLCSEKELGLSHESAGIMILPAGLTLGQPVFEALALKDYKIEIGLTPNRPDCLSVVGVAREVAAIYGKPLRLPSSDLKAICAEPITEQASISIEDAGGCPRYAARMIKDVVIAPSPDWLVRRLEAVGMRSINNVVDVTNYVMMELGHPLHAFDFRYLEEGRIVVKKAQEGDLFTTLDGQDRTLSGEDLMICDGRRPVALAGVMGGLNSEVQDDTSTILLEAAYFKPTSIRRTAKRHGLHTESSHRFERGADIDMIPIVLDRAAALIAELGQGEILSGIIDNYSQPLPTPVLDISVTKTCQLLDVVVDRETIAQLLGSIGLRVEVGADADDLRVTVPSFRPDIEREIDLIEEVARLYGYHRIPVTMPKGIVDAKQPPKRQQIKDLLTRFMVGAGFAEAINYSFVSADSINRLGLAADDDRLRLIPLRNPLSEDQAVMRTSLVPSLLETVARNLNYKSTDLRLFELRPVFLDLLNLPEDGCAEKLSLTAVLTGRREPEGWSQSQANIDFYDVKGIVEELLTGLSIDQVSFDPTAAQPYLHPGKSCGLMVRDGLSLGVMGELHPQVLGRFDIDQPVYLIELDVEGLIACCEDSRKFVPLSRYPNVIRDSALLVAESVSAAQVLDIARSIKQKTIEDVTLFDVYTGKGIPEGKKSMAIRVRYRDLEKTLTEEEVNRSHDKLIRTICQQLGAEIR encoded by the coding sequence ATGTTAGTCACATATAACTGGTTAAAAGATTTCGTCGACTTCGATGATTCGCCGCAGGGCCTCTGTGATCGTTTGACCATGGTCGGCCTTGAGGTCGATTCCCTCGAGGCCATCGGTGCCGACCTTGATACGGTCATTGTTGCCAAGCTGGAAGATGTTGCAACCCACCCCGATGCGGACCGGCTTACGGTTTGCCAGGTCAATAACGGGCAGGAGACAGTGCAGGTGGTCTGCGGGGCAACCAACCATAAGACCGGCGATCTCGTGGCCCTTGCGCAACCCGGTTCGGTTCTGCCCGGTGAGTTCAAGATCAAAAAATCCAAAATCCGTGGCCAGGTTTCCGCCGGGATGCTCTGTTCAGAGAAAGAACTCGGTCTTTCCCATGAATCGGCAGGGATTATGATTCTGCCGGCCGGACTAACGCTGGGGCAACCCGTGTTCGAAGCTCTTGCGCTGAAAGATTATAAAATCGAAATCGGCCTGACTCCTAATCGTCCGGATTGCCTCAGTGTCGTCGGCGTTGCCCGCGAGGTCGCGGCTATCTACGGCAAACCATTGCGACTGCCGAGCAGCGACCTGAAAGCGATCTGTGCCGAACCGATCACTGAGCAGGCTTCTATCTCTATTGAAGATGCGGGCGGCTGTCCGCGCTATGCGGCCCGAATGATTAAAGATGTTGTTATCGCTCCCTCGCCCGACTGGCTGGTGCGGCGCCTGGAAGCGGTCGGGATGCGCTCCATTAATAACGTCGTTGATGTGACCAACTATGTCATGATGGAATTAGGACATCCTCTGCACGCTTTTGACTTCCGTTATTTGGAAGAGGGTCGGATTGTCGTCAAAAAAGCTCAGGAAGGTGACCTCTTCACCACTCTGGACGGTCAGGACAGGACCCTGAGCGGTGAAGATCTGATGATCTGTGATGGTCGCCGACCGGTCGCTCTTGCCGGAGTGATGGGAGGATTGAATTCCGAAGTTCAGGATGATACCAGTACCATCCTGCTGGAGGCCGCTTATTTCAAACCGACCTCCATCCGCAGAACCGCTAAACGGCATGGTTTGCATACCGAATCATCCCACCGCTTCGAGCGGGGCGCTGATATCGATATGATCCCCATCGTTCTTGACCGGGCTGCGGCATTGATCGCCGAGCTGGGGCAAGGGGAGATCCTCTCCGGGATCATCGATAATTATTCGCAGCCGCTGCCAACCCCGGTGCTGGATATCAGCGTCACCAAAACTTGCCAGCTGCTGGATGTCGTCGTGGATCGCGAGACCATCGCCCAGCTGTTGGGATCGATCGGTCTCAGGGTCGAAGTTGGGGCCGATGCGGATGACCTCCGGGTCACCGTGCCCAGCTTCCGTCCGGATATCGAACGTGAAATAGACTTGATCGAGGAAGTTGCCCGGCTTTATGGCTACCATCGGATTCCGGTGACGATGCCGAAAGGGATCGTTGATGCCAAACAGCCGCCCAAGCGGCAACAGATCAAAGATTTGTTGACTCGGTTCATGGTCGGCGCCGGTTTTGCCGAAGCAATCAACTATTCGTTCGTTTCGGCCGATTCCATCAACCGTCTCGGCCTTGCTGCCGATGATGACCGGTTACGGCTGATTCCGCTCAGAAATCCTTTGTCCGAAGATCAGGCGGTGATGAGAACAAGCCTGGTTCCCAGTCTGCTGGAGACGGTGGCGCGCAATCTCAATTACAAATCAACCGATTTGCGGTTGTTTGAATTGCGCCCGGTGTTTCTCGATCTGCTCAACCTGCCTGAGGATGGCTGCGCTGAAAAATTGTCGTTAACTGCAGTGCTGACTGGCCGCCGCGAGCCGGAAGGTTGGTCGCAGTCTCAGGCCAATATCGATTTTTATGATGTTAAGGGGATTGTCGAGGAGTTGTTGACCGGTCTCTCCATAGACCAGGTCAGTTTTGATCCGACGGCTGCTCAACCTTATCTGCATCCTGGCAAATCCTGTGGGTTGATGGTGCGAGACGGTCTCTCGCTGGGAGTCATGGGCGAGTTGCATCCTCAGGTGCTGGGACGGTTTGATATCGACCAGCCGGTCTATCTTATTGAACTGGACGTTGAAGGCCTGATCGCTTGCTGTGAAGATTCCCGGAAATTCGTGCCCCTTTCCAGGTATCCCAATGTCATCAGGGACAGCGCCTTGCTGGTGGCGGAATCTGTCAGTGCCGCTCAGGTCCTTGATATTGCCCGGAGCATCAAACAGAAGACCATCGAGGATGTTACCCTGTTTGACGTCTATACCGGCAAGGGCATCCCGGAAGGGAAGAAGAGTATGGCCATCAGGGTGCGTTATCGGGATTTGGAAAAAACTCTGACCGAAGAAGAAGTGAATAGATCCCATGACAAGCTGATTCGGACCATTTGTCAGCAATTGGGTGCGGAAATTCGCTGA
- a CDS encoding integration host factor subunit alpha, with protein sequence MTKADLIESVYLTTGFSKKESAAIVEMVFDLMKNTLESGEKIKIAGFGNFVVKEKASRRGRNPQTGSEIEISARKILTFKPSQVLKAAINETP encoded by the coding sequence ATGACCAAAGCAGATCTTATTGAGAGCGTTTACCTGACAACAGGTTTTTCGAAGAAGGAATCGGCAGCGATTGTCGAAATGGTTTTTGATTTGATGAAAAATACCCTGGAGAGTGGCGAAAAAATCAAGATTGCCGGTTTCGGCAATTTTGTTGTCAAAGAGAAAGCTTCCCGGCGCGGACGTAATCCGCAAACCGGAAGCGAAATTGAGATCTCTGCACGGAAGATCTTAACTTTCAAACCCAGCCAGGTTCTTAAGGCCGCCATCAACGAAACCCCATAA
- a CDS encoding MerR family transcriptional regulator, with amino-acid sequence MIEIPDKLYYKIGEVAALLELKTHVLRYWETEFSELCPVKSRSKQRLYRRKDVETALLIKDLLYQQGFTIAGAKKQLQSELQASLPFDAPEQTAEHLLKVIKADLLRIRKRLANPASSEE; translated from the coding sequence GTGATTGAAATACCTGACAAGCTCTATTATAAAATAGGCGAAGTTGCAGCACTGTTGGAGCTGAAAACTCATGTGTTGCGTTACTGGGAAACCGAATTTTCCGAGTTGTGTCCGGTAAAAAGCCGCAGTAAGCAAAGGCTTTATCGGCGTAAAGACGTTGAAACGGCCCTGCTGATAAAGGATCTGCTTTATCAGCAGGGCTTTACTATTGCCGGGGCAAAGAAGCAACTGCAGAGCGAGCTTCAGGCCTCCCTGCCGTTTGATGCTCCCGAGCAGACAGCCGAGCATCTCCTCAAAGTTATCAAAGCGGATCTTTTGCGCATCCGTAAACGACTTGCAAATCCAGCCAGCAGTGAAGAGTGA
- the surE gene encoding 5'/3'-nucleotidase SurE, with protein MLILVTNDDGIRSPGLKALAQALQDLARVVVVAPDRNRSAVGHSVTLERPLRADELKADVFAVDGTPTDCVHLGIHGLIRQRPDLVVSGINRGSNVGDDITYSGTVSAALEAALMGLPAFAVSLDSDQFLTENLDRAAAFARKLAKLVLAQGLPQDTFLNVNVPAGTCQGVELTRQGKRRYGEAVVCNEDPRGRKYYWIGGSQAAFQDIAGTDSFALQQGRISVTPLRTNFTHEQSYHHLQGWLDATHKDN; from the coding sequence GTGCTGATTCTTGTGACCAATGATGACGGTATCAGGTCTCCCGGCCTGAAAGCCTTGGCGCAGGCCCTGCAGGATCTGGCCCGGGTAGTGGTGGTGGCTCCTGATCGCAATCGCAGCGCCGTGGGCCATTCGGTGACTCTTGAACGGCCGTTGCGGGCTGACGAACTGAAGGCGGATGTGTTCGCCGTTGACGGTACCCCGACGGACTGCGTGCATCTCGGCATTCACGGGTTGATTCGGCAACGTCCTGACTTGGTTGTTTCCGGGATCAACCGCGGCAGCAATGTTGGCGATGACATTACCTACTCGGGGACGGTTAGCGCGGCCCTGGAAGCGGCTCTAATGGGGCTTCCGGCCTTCGCGGTGTCCCTCGATTCCGACCAGTTTCTGACTGAAAATCTGGACCGGGCGGCTGCTTTTGCCCGGAAGCTGGCCAAGCTTGTCCTGGCACAGGGGCTGCCGCAGGATACCTTCCTGAATGTCAATGTCCCGGCTGGAACCTGTCAGGGGGTTGAACTGACCCGGCAGGGGAAAAGACGTTACGGGGAGGCGGTGGTCTGCAATGAGGACCCCCGCGGACGGAAATATTACTGGATCGGCGGTTCACAGGCTGCTTTTCAGGATATTGCCGGAACCGATAGCTTTGCTTTGCAGCAGGGTCGTATCTCGGTGACCCCGTTACGCACCAACTTTACTCATGAACAATCCTATCACCATCTGCAAGGGTGGTTGGACGCAACGCACAAGGACAACTAA
- a CDS encoding protein-L-isoaspartate(D-aspartate) O-methyltransferase → MDYSVARRRMVEQQIVARGIDDSRVIQALLDVPRHLFVEPGLQSHAYSDGSLPIGEKQTISQPYIVAVMTAALGLSGSERVLEVGTGSGYQTAVLAKLVKRVYSIERIPSLAAKARRILDQLRLYNINIKIADGTIGWQDQAPFDAILVAAGSPEIPQKYLDQLEINGKLIMPVGNRETQELVLVIKREDGRFVQQTLMGCRFVPLIGENGWQSDPV, encoded by the coding sequence ATGGACTATTCCGTTGCCCGCCGAAGGATGGTTGAGCAGCAGATTGTCGCCCGTGGCATTGATGATTCGCGGGTGATTCAGGCTTTGCTTGATGTGCCACGGCACCTTTTTGTCGAACCGGGCCTGCAGAGTCATGCTTACAGTGACGGGTCCTTACCGATCGGGGAAAAGCAGACGATCTCACAGCCTTATATCGTTGCAGTGATGACCGCGGCCCTTGGTTTGAGCGGCTCGGAGCGGGTTCTGGAGGTGGGGACCGGTTCCGGTTATCAGACTGCGGTGTTGGCTAAACTGGTCAAACGTGTGTACTCCATTGAACGCATCCCTTCGCTTGCAGCCAAAGCCCGCAGAATCCTTGATCAGCTCAGGTTGTACAATATTAATATCAAAATTGCCGACGGAACCATCGGCTGGCAGGATCAGGCCCCCTTTGACGCTATCCTGGTTGCTGCCGGATCCCCCGAAATCCCCCAGAAGTATTTGGATCAGTTGGAAATCAATGGCAAGCTGATCATGCCGGTCGGAAACCGGGAGACCCAGGAGCTGGTGCTGGTGATAAAGCGAGAAGATGGTCGCTTCGTCCAGCAAACCCTGATGGGATGCCGGTTTGTGCCGCTGATTGGGGAGAATGGCTGGCAATCTGATCCGGTGTGA
- a CDS encoding M23 family metallopeptidase: MKFYIIIAGLLGLLLAGCQTGVYHTVTKGQTLYRISRTYQVNETYLARVNGISDPSQLRIGTRLFIPGATRQRSVPVVRPDVPPALAVVPQPAPKSQVAKPAAPVAPAAPARQPSPPRGTAPDNTPAVLASKAPPATTVKKLQWPLRGKIVRTFSDQGKAGGGKGIEIAVRAGSDVSAAEAGKVIYSGDGVKGYGFLVILQHENDLFTVYGFNQRNLVRQGDYVSKGEKVALSGIPPGGGKPRLHFEVRKGKTAVNPILYLP; this comes from the coding sequence ATGAAATTTTATATAATTATTGCCGGATTGCTGGGACTGCTGCTGGCTGGTTGCCAAACCGGTGTTTATCATACGGTGACCAAAGGGCAGACTCTCTACCGCATCAGCCGAACTTATCAGGTCAACGAAACCTACCTGGCCAGAGTCAACGGCATCTCCGATCCGAGCCAGCTTCGCATCGGGACTCGGCTGTTCATTCCCGGCGCAACTCGCCAAAGAAGTGTTCCGGTCGTCCGTCCTGACGTCCCTCCGGCCCTTGCGGTTGTCCCGCAGCCCGCCCCGAAGTCTCAAGTGGCCAAACCAGCGGCCCCTGTTGCGCCCGCTGCTCCTGCCAGGCAACCGTCACCCCCCAGGGGAACGGCTCCCGACAATACTCCTGCTGTGTTGGCCAGCAAGGCTCCACCGGCGACCACCGTCAAAAAATTACAGTGGCCACTACGGGGGAAAATTGTCAGAACCTTTAGTGATCAGGGGAAAGCCGGCGGCGGCAAGGGGATTGAGATCGCCGTGCGAGCCGGTTCGGATGTCTCTGCGGCGGAGGCCGGAAAAGTCATTTATAGTGGGGATGGGGTCAAAGGTTACGGTTTCCTCGTCATATTACAACATGAAAATGATCTTTTCACCGTCTACGGCTTCAATCAGCGTAACCTGGTCCGCCAGGGAGACTATGTCAGCAAAGGGGAAAAAGTTGCGCTGTCCGGAATACCGCCAGGCGGCGGCAAGCCGCGACTGCACTTTGAGGTGCGGAAAGGAAAGACCGCGGTCAACCCGATTTTGTACTTGCCTTGA
- a CDS encoding sigma-70 family RNA polymerase sigma factor, producing the protein MDDFSKDVDSEDDVVEDQEEMDGFSEVEFDDEEDAKSSKETSADDEQATADAIKLYLKEIQKSKLLTAEDERYLAGLIAQGDDAARERMIESNLRLVVKIAKRYMNRGLPFLDLIEEGNMGLIKAVEKFKVSKGCRFSTYATWWIRQSIERALVNQSRTIRLPVHVADDINKLAKVSRELVHRLKRDPEIDEVAEAMGTDARYVRRMMVLVKKTFSIEHPMGDNEDYSLIDTIEDKNLVDPGSMIEDLDRYAHVMEWMAELNDNEREILAMRFGLDDREPQTLDTIGRKFGVTRERIRQIEAKSLAKLRRTVQERLSDENEH; encoded by the coding sequence ATGGATGATTTCAGTAAAGATGTAGATTCTGAAGACGATGTCGTCGAAGATCAGGAGGAAATGGACGGTTTTTCAGAGGTTGAATTCGATGATGAAGAGGATGCGAAATCGTCCAAAGAGACCTCTGCTGATGATGAGCAGGCGACGGCTGATGCCATTAAGCTTTATCTGAAGGAAATTCAAAAGAGCAAGCTGCTGACCGCCGAAGACGAACGCTATCTGGCCGGCCTTATCGCCCAGGGGGATGATGCGGCCAGGGAGCGGATGATTGAGTCCAATTTGCGTCTGGTGGTCAAGATTGCCAAGCGCTATATGAACCGGGGACTGCCTTTTCTTGACCTGATTGAGGAAGGCAATATGGGGCTGATCAAGGCGGTTGAAAAATTCAAAGTCAGCAAAGGCTGCCGCTTTTCAACCTATGCGACCTGGTGGATTCGGCAATCCATTGAGCGTGCTCTGGTCAACCAGAGCCGCACTATCCGATTGCCGGTGCATGTTGCCGATGATATCAATAAGTTGGCAAAAGTCAGCCGTGAACTGGTCCATCGCCTGAAGCGCGATCCGGAAATTGATGAGGTCGCCGAGGCCATGGGAACGGATGCCCGCTATGTTAGGCGGATGATGGTGCTGGTCAAAAAGACCTTCTCCATCGAGCATCCGATGGGGGATAATGAGGATTACAGCCTGATCGATACCATTGAAGACAAGAATCTTGTTGATCCCGGCAGTATGATAGAAGATCTCGATCGCTATGCCCATGTGATGGAATGGATGGCAGAGTTGAACGATAATGAACGGGAAATTCTGGCCATGCGCTTCGGGCTGGACGATCGCGAGCCGCAGACCCTTGATACCATCGGCCGAAAATTCGGGGTCACCCGGGAACGCATCAGGCAGATCGAGGCCAAAAGTCTGGCCAAATTGAGAAGAACAGTTCAGGAACGTTTATCTGACGAAAATGAACATTAG
- a CDS encoding adenine phosphoribosyltransferase, with amino-acid sequence MDDLKQIIRDIPDFPKKGIIFKDITTLLADAKSFQRMVDLLAHRYIGEKIDQIVGIEARGFILGAALAYKLGTGITLVRKPGKLPYKTRSISYELEYGSDSLEIHEDAFKPGDKVIVADDLLATGGTMAAVVDLVEKFGAEIHECAFMAELEFLNGRSKLPDGKVFSLMKF; translated from the coding sequence ATGGACGATTTAAAACAGATTATCAGGGATATCCCTGATTTCCCCAAAAAAGGGATTATCTTCAAGGATATTACGACCTTGTTGGCGGACGCGAAAAGCTTTCAGCGTATGGTCGATCTGCTGGCCCATCGCTATATCGGCGAAAAAATAGATCAGATTGTCGGGATTGAGGCGCGTGGATTTATTTTGGGCGCCGCGCTGGCCTATAAACTGGGAACCGGTATTACCTTGGTGCGCAAACCAGGTAAGCTGCCTTACAAGACCCGAAGTATCAGCTATGAGCTTGAGTACGGCAGTGATTCCCTGGAAATTCACGAAGATGCCTTCAAGCCGGGGGACAAGGTGATTGTTGCTGACGATCTGCTGGCCACCGGAGGAACCATGGCGGCTGTTGTCGACCTGGTGGAAAAATTCGGGGCCGAAATTCATGAATGCGCCTTCATGGCGGAACTTGAGTTTTTAAACGGACGGAGTAAACTTCCAGACGGCAAAGTTTTCAGTCTGATGAAATTCTAA
- a CDS encoding UDP-glucose dehydrogenase family protein: MNLTIIGTGYVGLVSGACFAEMGNRVNCVDVDQEKIRGLQKGKLPIYEPGLEGIVSRNFSEGRLHFTTSLAEAVKTSNIYFIAVGTPPGEDGSADLRYVLAVAREIGSLITDYSVIVDKSTVPVGTADLVRAAVQEELDKRGIKVEFDVVSNPEFLKEGAAIDDFMKPDRVIVGTESDRARELMHQLYAPFNRNHERTIFMGVRDAEMTKYAANSMLATKISFINEISNLCELMGVDVENVRRGIGSDSRIGFSFIYPGCGYGGSCFPKDVQALIRMAQDYSYQPEVLLSVENRNKQQKQWFSRQLEKRFGKDLSGLRFGLWGLAFKPGTDDMREAPSKVLIADLIAAGAKVIAYDPVAMETAVKELPAQWFESGSLTLANNQYDALVDTDALLLVTEWKPFRNPDLAAMRKSMRKQVIFDGRNQYEPEYIVREGFEYFGVGRLTHG; this comes from the coding sequence ATGAACCTGACAATTATCGGAACCGGGTATGTCGGCCTGGTCAGCGGTGCTTGTTTTGCTGAAATGGGCAATCGGGTGAACTGCGTTGATGTCGATCAGGAGAAAATCCGCGGTCTGCAAAAGGGCAAGCTGCCGATTTACGAACCGGGCCTGGAGGGGATTGTTTCCCGTAATTTTTCCGAAGGGCGTCTGCATTTCACCACCAGCCTGGCGGAAGCGGTCAAAACCTCCAATATCTATTTTATCGCGGTTGGTACACCCCCTGGAGAAGATGGCTCGGCTGACCTGCGCTATGTTCTCGCTGTAGCCCGCGAGATTGGCAGCCTGATCACCGATTATTCAGTGATTGTCGACAAGTCAACGGTTCCGGTCGGTACCGCCGACCTGGTCCGGGCCGCAGTTCAGGAAGAACTCGATAAACGCGGGATCAAGGTCGAGTTTGACGTGGTCAGTAATCCAGAGTTTCTGAAAGAAGGCGCGGCCATTGATGACTTCATGAAACCGGATCGGGTGATTGTCGGTACCGAAAGCGATCGGGCCAGGGAGCTTATGCATCAGCTGTATGCTCCTTTCAACCGGAATCACGAGCGGACCATCTTCATGGGGGTGCGCGATGCCGAGATGACCAAATATGCCGCCAACTCCATGCTGGCCACCAAAATTTCCTTTATCAACGAAATTTCCAATTTATGTGAACTGATGGGGGTTGATGTCGAGAATGTGCGGCGCGGGATCGGTTCGGACAGCCGCATCGGCTTCTCGTTTATCTATCCGGGCTGCGGTTACGGCGGATCCTGTTTCCCCAAGGACGTTCAGGCTCTTATCCGCATGGCCCAGGATTATTCCTATCAGCCGGAAGTCCTGCTCTCTGTGGAAAATCGTAATAAACAACAAAAGCAATGGTTTTCCCGGCAGCTTGAAAAACGCTTTGGCAAAGATCTGAGCGGGCTGCGCTTCGGCCTTTGGGGGCTGGCTTTCAAACCCGGGACGGATGATATGCGCGAGGCTCCGTCCAAGGTGCTGATTGCCGACCTGATTGCCGCGGGCGCCAAAGTGATTGCCTATGATCCGGTTGCCATGGAAACGGCGGTCAAGGAATTACCCGCCCAGTGGTTCGAATCCGGTTCCCTGACCCTTGCCAACAATCAATACGATGCCTTGGTCGATACAGACGCTTTACTGCTGGTGACGGAGTGGAAGCCGTTTCGGAATCCTGACCTGGCGGCGATGCGCAAGAGCATGCGCAAGCAGGTCATCTTTGACGGACGCAATCAGTATGAGCCTGAATACATTGTTCGGGAAGGGTTTGAATATTTTGGTGTCGGGCGTCTGACCCATGGCTGA
- a CDS encoding PaaI family thioesterase: MAESGEVLYKDDSACFVCGRNNPLGLQVVFQTDPAGNTSYARVTLASEYQGWQGVVHGGILATLLDEACVYACRNLADQCVTAEMQVRYRKPVPVGVEVELFGQLLEHKRKIWSACAQVKVDGTLYAEAQAKVFVLDKH; the protein is encoded by the coding sequence ATGGCTGAATCCGGGGAGGTGCTCTACAAGGATGATTCTGCGTGTTTTGTCTGTGGCCGGAATAACCCCCTTGGCTTGCAAGTCGTTTTTCAGACCGATCCCGCGGGTAACACCAGTTATGCGCGCGTGACTCTGGCATCCGAATACCAGGGCTGGCAAGGGGTGGTGCATGGAGGAATTCTGGCCACCTTGCTGGATGAAGCCTGTGTCTACGCCTGCCGCAATCTGGCGGATCAATGTGTTACCGCCGAAATGCAGGTCCGTTATCGCAAACCGGTCCCGGTCGGGGTGGAGGTCGAACTGTTCGGTCAACTGTTGGAGCATAAGCGCAAGATCTGGAGTGCCTGTGCTCAGGTCAAAGTTGACGGGACTCTTTATGCTGAAGCCCAGGCCAAAGTATTTGTTTTGGATAAGCATTAA